In Devosia sp. 1566, a single genomic region encodes these proteins:
- a CDS encoding ABC transporter substrate-binding protein translates to MLVPALAVLTSFSLPAWAQAFTITDVAGREVAFDAPVERVILGEGRMLYSLATIETENPFAKVVGWRNDLWTTDQKSFDAYAAKFSEAKDLPFLGNLTDGTLQTETVVTLDPDVLILPIGNKTAADEVKLEEMLEGIGVKIVYVDFREHIIDNTVPSLHILGQLFGKEERAQEVADFWQTEMDKIAAVLAANNPERPDVFMYRAAGLVECCGTFGPDNFGLMVELAGGNNLGSDFLPGYTGSINPEQVIASDPDIIVVTGSDWTNSPDATGFVSVGPGTADDAEASRAILASLVEAPAFTGSTAVAEGNVHAIWHQFYTSPYQFVAIAEMAKWFHPDLFADTNPDATFKAFYDRFLPIAYEPGSWLSLKADE, encoded by the coding sequence ATGCTCGTGCCGGCGCTGGCCGTGTTGACGTCGTTCTCTCTGCCTGCGTGGGCCCAGGCGTTCACGATTACTGATGTCGCCGGGCGCGAAGTCGCCTTTGATGCGCCCGTCGAGCGGGTCATCCTGGGCGAAGGGCGCATGCTCTATTCGCTGGCCACGATCGAAACCGAGAACCCCTTCGCCAAGGTCGTGGGGTGGCGCAATGATCTGTGGACCACCGACCAGAAGTCCTTCGATGCTTATGCGGCCAAGTTCTCGGAGGCCAAGGACTTGCCGTTCCTGGGTAATCTGACCGATGGCACGCTGCAGACCGAAACCGTGGTGACGCTGGATCCAGACGTCCTGATCCTGCCCATCGGCAACAAGACCGCAGCCGACGAGGTCAAGCTCGAGGAGATGCTCGAGGGCATCGGGGTCAAGATCGTTTATGTCGACTTCCGCGAGCACATCATCGACAACACCGTGCCCAGCCTGCACATCCTGGGGCAGCTGTTTGGCAAGGAAGAGCGCGCCCAGGAAGTCGCCGACTTCTGGCAGACCGAAATGGACAAGATTGCGGCCGTGCTGGCGGCGAACAATCCCGAGCGGCCCGACGTTTTCATGTATCGCGCTGCCGGTTTGGTTGAATGCTGCGGCACCTTTGGTCCCGACAATTTCGGGCTCATGGTGGAGCTAGCGGGCGGCAACAATCTCGGTTCCGATTTCCTGCCCGGCTATACCGGCTCGATCAATCCCGAACAGGTCATCGCCTCGGACCCCGACATCATCGTGGTGACCGGCTCGGACTGGACCAATTCTCCCGATGCCACTGGCTTTGTCAGCGTCGGCCCGGGCACTGCCGATGATGCCGAAGCGAGCCGCGCGATCCTCGCGTCGCTGGTCGAGGCGCCGGCCTTTACCGGCTCCACGGCGGTCGCCGAGGGCAATGTGCACGCCATCTGGCACCAGTTCTATACGAGCCCCTACCAGTTCGTAGCGATTGCCGAGATGGCCAAGTGGTTCCACCCCGACCTTTTCGCCGATACCAATCCTGACGCCACCTTCAAGGCCTTCTATGATCGCTTCCTGCCCATTGCATACGAGCCGGGCTCCTGGCTGTCGCTCAAGGCCGACGAGTAA
- a CDS encoding iron ABC transporter permease, which translates to MAAADSSLLTEAVAEGRGEYRARTRRKLLILGGLSLALCFSFAVDLAWGPARYGLDQVVLALFNPDAVSAQVRTVVWDIRMPVAVMAIVVGAALSVAGAQMQTILANPLASPFTLGISAAASFGAALGIVTTVPLIPVAAGLIVPVNAFVMALLATLFIHFVSQMRGVTVQTVVLLGIALVFTFNALLAFVQYLASEQALSQVVFWTMGSLTKATWPKIWITLAVLLVALPLFARNAWALTAIRLGEDKAASFGVNVRYIRLETMLIISLLASVPVSFVGTIGFVGLVGPHIARMILGEDQRFFLPGSVLAGALLLSVTSIVSKSIIPGVVFPIGIITALVGVPFFISLILSNVRRSW; encoded by the coding sequence ATGGCCGCCGCGGATAGCTCTCTGCTGACGGAAGCGGTGGCTGAAGGGCGCGGTGAATATCGCGCCCGCACCCGTCGCAAGTTGCTTATCTTGGGGGGGCTGAGCCTGGCGCTTTGCTTTTCCTTTGCGGTCGACCTCGCTTGGGGGCCGGCACGCTATGGTCTCGATCAGGTGGTGCTGGCGCTGTTCAATCCGGATGCGGTGTCGGCGCAAGTACGCACCGTGGTCTGGGACATCCGTATGCCCGTGGCTGTCATGGCGATCGTCGTCGGCGCAGCGCTATCGGTGGCCGGCGCACAGATGCAGACCATTCTCGCCAATCCGCTCGCCAGCCCGTTTACGCTGGGGATTTCGGCCGCGGCGAGCTTTGGCGCCGCACTGGGCATTGTCACGACCGTGCCACTCATCCCGGTTGCTGCCGGGCTGATCGTTCCGGTCAACGCCTTTGTCATGGCGCTGCTCGCCACGCTGTTCATCCATTTCGTGTCGCAAATGCGCGGCGTCACCGTGCAAACCGTGGTGCTGCTGGGCATCGCCCTCGTTTTCACCTTCAATGCGCTCCTTGCGTTTGTGCAATATTTGGCGTCCGAACAGGCGCTGTCGCAGGTGGTGTTCTGGACCATGGGCAGCCTGACCAAGGCGACCTGGCCCAAGATCTGGATCACGCTGGCCGTGTTGCTGGTGGCGCTGCCGCTGTTTGCCCGCAACGCCTGGGCCCTGACGGCCATCCGGCTGGGCGAAGACAAGGCGGCGAGCTTTGGCGTCAATGTGCGCTATATCCGGCTCGAGACCATGCTGATCATTTCGCTCCTGGCGTCGGTGCCGGTGAGCTTTGTCGGCACGATCGGCTTTGTTGGCCTCGTTGGTCCCCATATTGCCCGCATGATCCTGGGTGAGGATCAGCGCTTCTTCCTGCCGGGCTCGGTGCTCGCCGGAGCCTTGCTCTTGTCGGTCACCTCGATTGTCTCCAAGTCGATCATTCCCGGGGTCGTTTTCCCCATCGGCATCATCACCGCTTTGGTTGGCGTGCCGTTCTTTATTTCGCTGATCCTCTCCAATGTGAGGCGCTCATGGTAA
- a CDS encoding ABC transporter ATP-binding protein: MVSLQLRDLGASYGKKLTIAAVSTPEFHSGEIIAVIGPNAAGKSTLFKRIAGLLNGPGEVSLAHTSKGKKAISYMPQDTSANAVLTVYESILSARKQGSRWSVDDADLRFIDQVMAALNIKPIAFRDLGALSGGQRQLVSIAQTLVREPDVMLMDEPTSALDLHRQVEVLSFMQAQARQKGMIVLIAIHDLNQALRFADKVLLIADGKMQACGSPLDVINADMLRRVYGVDARIEKCSRQFDHVIVDGVAA; the protein is encoded by the coding sequence ATGGTAAGCCTTCAGCTCCGGGACCTGGGTGCGTCTTACGGCAAGAAGCTCACCATCGCTGCCGTCAGCACGCCCGAATTCCACTCCGGCGAAATCATTGCGGTGATTGGCCCCAACGCGGCGGGCAAGTCGACGCTGTTCAAGCGCATTGCCGGGCTCCTCAACGGGCCCGGCGAGGTCAGCCTTGCCCATACCAGCAAGGGCAAGAAGGCGATCAGCTATATGCCGCAGGACACGTCGGCCAATGCGGTGCTGACGGTCTACGAGTCGATCCTCTCGGCCCGCAAGCAAGGCAGCCGCTGGTCGGTGGACGATGCCGATCTGCGGTTCATCGACCAGGTGATGGCGGCTCTCAACATCAAGCCGATCGCCTTTCGCGACCTTGGGGCGCTCAGCGGCGGCCAACGGCAACTGGTATCCATCGCCCAGACCCTCGTGCGCGAGCCCGACGTGATGTTGATGGACGAGCCCACCAGCGCCTTGGATTTGCACCGGCAGGTGGAAGTGCTCAGCTTCATGCAGGCACAAGCCCGGCAAAAGGGCATGATCGTGTTGATCGCGATCCACGATCTCAACCAGGCGCTGCGCTTTGCCGACAAGGTCCTGCTGATCGCCGATGGCAAGATGCAGGCTTGCGGCTCGCCTCTCGACGTCATCAACGCCGACATGCTGCGCCGTGTCTATGGCGTGGATGCCCGCATCGAGAAGTGCTCGCGCCAGTTCGACCATGTCATTGTAGATGGCGTTGCCGCCTAA
- a CDS encoding D-2-hydroxyacid dehydrogenase: MNIKHAPDKLTILIASPLEDQHVERIKAYDPARYEVIHHPDLLARPRYVADHNGAPRTLSEDERARWSELMAQAHILFDFDRLDPSNMPVNAPNLRWVQATSAGIGEFLRRTELDQSNIIFTTASGVHARPLAEFASLGLLYFFRDVPYLDVRKREHHWERYTVRGLEGARALIVGLGSVGREIARDCAHFGVEVWGTRRTGGAAPEGVSRMIDQKDIRQVLPDVDALVLACPLTEETRLLIDKPELDALRPGAVIVNVARGQVINEAAMYEGLRSGRIKGAALDVFETEPLPKENPMWDLPNVLISPHSASTVDAENSRIVDIFIDNLGRFARGEPLRNVYEPERGY; encoded by the coding sequence ATGAACATCAAACATGCTCCCGACAAGCTTACCATCCTGATTGCTTCGCCATTGGAAGACCAGCATGTCGAGCGAATCAAGGCCTACGATCCGGCTCGATACGAGGTAATCCACCACCCTGATCTGCTCGCCAGACCACGCTATGTCGCTGACCATAATGGAGCGCCGAGGACGCTGAGCGAAGACGAGCGCGCTCGCTGGTCAGAACTGATGGCTCAGGCTCATATTCTGTTCGACTTTGATCGCCTAGATCCTAGCAATATGCCTGTCAACGCGCCCAACCTGCGCTGGGTGCAAGCGACTAGCGCTGGCATTGGAGAGTTCCTCCGCCGTACCGAGCTTGACCAAAGCAACATCATCTTCACCACGGCGTCAGGTGTACATGCTCGGCCCCTGGCGGAGTTCGCCTCGCTTGGGCTCCTCTACTTTTTCCGTGACGTGCCTTATCTCGATGTTCGGAAGCGTGAGCATCATTGGGAGCGCTACACCGTCCGGGGTTTAGAAGGGGCGCGCGCGTTGATCGTAGGGCTCGGCTCAGTTGGGCGGGAAATCGCCCGTGATTGCGCTCATTTCGGGGTGGAAGTCTGGGGTACTCGGCGCACAGGCGGCGCAGCACCAGAAGGGGTCAGTCGCATGATTGATCAAAAAGACATTCGGCAGGTCTTGCCCGATGTAGATGCTCTGGTCCTTGCCTGCCCATTAACGGAGGAAACACGCTTGCTGATCGACAAGCCCGAACTCGACGCTCTTAGACCAGGTGCCGTTATCGTCAATGTTGCCCGCGGCCAGGTGATCAACGAAGCTGCCATGTATGAGGGGCTCAGGTCAGGCCGCATCAAAGGCGCCGCCCTTGATGTGTTCGAGACCGAGCCGCTACCCAAGGAGAACCCGATGTGGGACCTTCCAAACGTGCTGATCTCCCCTCACTCGGCGAGCACGGTTGACGCCGAGAATAGTCGGATCGTGGACATCTTCATCGACAATCTGGGCCGTTTTGCTCGTGGGGAACCCCTGCGCAATGTTTATGAGCCAGAGCGCGGTTACTAA
- a CDS encoding ABC transporter ATP-binding protein, with product MNALNGISYTVNKGECLAIVGESGSGKTVGVLSILRLIQSPPGRIVGGSIHFNGVDLLSLDDRAMRNVRGREISVIFQDPMTSLNPVMRIGAQITESIQAHENLTRRQARAKAADLLGMVGIPTPAKRLNDYPHQFSGGMRQRVMIAMALSSSPQLIIADEPTTALDVTIQAQIVELIKKLQAELGTAVIWISHDLGVVARLADNVAVMYAGHIVEKAPVDELYARPAHPYTIGLLNSLPRLDARDKRKLQAIGGLPPNMLGTITGCPFVPRCPHATEICRGEMPPLAEVAPGHLAACWHDRLRHGDTRQ from the coding sequence GTGAACGCCCTTAACGGCATCTCCTACACCGTCAACAAGGGCGAATGCCTGGCCATTGTGGGGGAAAGCGGCAGCGGCAAGACAGTTGGCGTGCTGTCAATTTTGCGTCTTATCCAATCGCCGCCTGGACGAATCGTCGGCGGCTCCATTCACTTCAATGGCGTCGACCTGCTTTCATTGGACGACCGCGCCATGCGTAATGTGCGCGGGCGCGAGATTTCGGTGATCTTCCAGGATCCCATGACATCGCTTAATCCGGTCATGCGGATTGGAGCCCAGATCACGGAAAGCATTCAGGCGCACGAGAATCTGACGCGCCGCCAAGCCCGCGCCAAGGCCGCAGATTTGCTGGGCATGGTGGGCATACCCACGCCGGCAAAGCGCCTCAATGACTATCCACACCAGTTCTCGGGGGGCATGCGCCAGCGCGTCATGATCGCCATGGCGCTGTCGTCCTCGCCTCAACTGATTATCGCCGACGAGCCAACCACGGCATTGGACGTGACCATCCAGGCGCAAATCGTGGAGTTGATCAAGAAACTGCAGGCGGAGTTGGGCACTGCGGTGATCTGGATTTCGCACGATCTTGGAGTTGTAGCCCGCCTGGCCGACAATGTTGCGGTTATGTATGCCGGTCATATCGTGGAAAAAGCGCCGGTGGACGAGCTTTATGCCCGTCCTGCTCATCCTTACACTATCGGGCTGCTGAATTCGCTGCCGCGGCTGGATGCGCGCGACAAGCGTAAGTTGCAGGCGATCGGTGGCTTGCCTCCCAATATGCTTGGCACCATCACCGGGTGCCCCTTTGTGCCGCGCTGCCCCCATGCGACCGAGATCTGCCGGGGAGAAATGCCGCCCTTGGCAGAAGTGGCACCTGGCCATCTGGCTGCCTGCTGGCATGATCGATTGCGGCATGGGGATACACGTCAGTGA
- a CDS encoding oligopeptide/dipeptide ABC transporter ATP-binding protein, protein MHFPIRAGVLNRQIGAVKAVDGITFDIQKGETLGLVGESGCGKTTAGRAILQLYRPTAGEVHFKGADLLKQDSGKIRQARRHMQMIFQDPYASLNPHMRVGEIIARPLRVHGLVKNPREEKEVVADLMAKVGLRTAFRDRFPHEFSGGQRQRIGIARALATSPDFIVCDEPISALDVSIQAQIINLLEQLREELGLTYLFIAHDLSMVRYISTRVGVMYLGKMMELTESDELYQHPLHPYTKALLSAIPIPDPPLERQRQRILLQGDLPSPANPPTGCQFSTRCPFATDHCRAVEPGFREAAPRHWVACHYAETLDGVSPGQQQGVPRQ, encoded by the coding sequence ATGCATTTCCCGATCCGCGCCGGCGTCCTCAATCGCCAGATCGGGGCTGTAAAGGCTGTTGATGGCATTACCTTCGACATCCAAAAAGGCGAAACGCTGGGGCTTGTAGGGGAGAGCGGTTGCGGAAAGACCACTGCTGGCCGTGCAATCCTGCAGCTTTATCGTCCCACTGCTGGGGAAGTCCATTTCAAGGGCGCTGACTTGCTGAAGCAAGATTCCGGAAAGATCCGCCAGGCGCGCCGGCATATGCAGATGATCTTTCAGGATCCCTATGCTTCGCTCAATCCACATATGCGGGTAGGGGAGATCATCGCTCGGCCGCTGCGCGTGCATGGCCTGGTGAAGAATCCCCGGGAGGAAAAGGAGGTGGTTGCCGACCTGATGGCCAAGGTCGGGCTCAGGACTGCGTTTCGCGACCGCTTCCCGCACGAGTTCTCGGGAGGGCAGCGTCAGCGCATCGGCATCGCCAGGGCATTGGCAACTTCCCCCGACTTCATTGTTTGCGATGAGCCGATTTCCGCTCTCGATGTCAGCATCCAGGCGCAGATCATCAACCTGCTTGAGCAGTTGCGCGAGGAATTGGGGCTGACTTACCTCTTCATCGCCCATGACTTGAGCATGGTGCGGTACATCTCCACTCGCGTCGGGGTCATGTATCTGGGCAAGATGATGGAGCTAACCGAGAGCGACGAACTCTATCAGCATCCGCTACACCCCTATACCAAGGCGTTGCTGTCGGCCATTCCCATCCCCGATCCGCCGCTGGAACGGCAGCGTCAACGCATACTGCTGCAAGGTGATCTTCCCAGCCCTGCCAATCCTCCCACAGGCTGTCAGTTCAGCACGCGCTGCCCCTTTGCGACCGATCACTGTCGCGCTGTCGAGCCGGGGTTCCGGGAAGCCGCTCCTCGTCACTGGGTTGCATGTCATTACGCCGAGACCCTGGATGGGGTATCTCCGGGTCAGCAACAAGGCGTCCCCCGGCAGTGA
- a CDS encoding ABC transporter permease, with product MSYVIRRLLQSLIVVVGVSVVAFGMLFVTGDPTEVILGEATDRMTVEQIQEYRVKMGFDRPWFVQYGSFVWNALHGDFGYSFVRHQPAFQVIMDKLPATVTLAAVAFVLSLLISIPLGVLSAIKAHKPLDHVATFFALAGQSIPSFWLGILLILLFGVQLKWLPISGSGTWAHMVMPALTLAAFPIARNMRLTRSSMLDFMQRDFTRTARAKGISENRVVYAHVLRNALLPIVTAIGLELGFLLGGSVITETIFGWPGVGREIVSAIGSKDFYVVQAGVIMLALIFAGVNLLIDLAYSWIDPRIRYGS from the coding sequence GTGAGTTACGTTATCCGCCGCCTGCTGCAGTCTCTAATCGTCGTCGTCGGAGTGAGCGTAGTTGCGTTTGGCATGCTGTTTGTCACCGGGGACCCCACCGAGGTGATCCTGGGCGAAGCGACTGATCGAATGACCGTGGAGCAGATCCAGGAGTATCGGGTCAAGATGGGGTTCGACCGCCCTTGGTTTGTTCAATATGGCAGCTTTGTCTGGAACGCGCTGCATGGAGACTTTGGCTACTCCTTTGTTCGCCATCAGCCTGCGTTTCAGGTGATCATGGACAAGTTGCCCGCTACGGTGACCCTCGCGGCGGTGGCTTTTGTACTATCGCTGCTGATTTCCATACCACTTGGCGTCTTGTCTGCAATTAAGGCCCACAAGCCCCTGGACCATGTCGCCACCTTTTTCGCCTTAGCGGGCCAATCCATCCCCAGCTTCTGGCTCGGCATTCTGCTGATCCTGTTGTTTGGGGTACAGCTGAAATGGCTGCCGATCTCCGGTAGCGGCACCTGGGCGCATATGGTCATGCCAGCCCTTACGCTGGCTGCCTTTCCCATCGCTCGCAATATGCGGCTGACGCGCTCGTCCATGCTGGACTTTATGCAGCGCGACTTTACGCGCACCGCCCGGGCCAAGGGCATCTCCGAAAACCGCGTTGTTTATGCCCATGTGCTCCGCAATGCGCTTCTGCCGATCGTCACCGCCATAGGGCTGGAACTTGGCTTCCTGCTTGGTGGCTCGGTGATCACGGAAACCATCTTCGGCTGGCCGGGCGTTGGTCGCGAGATCGTTTCGGCTATTGGCTCGAAGGACTTCTATGTCGTGCAGGCCGGCGTGATCATGCTGGCCCTGATCTTCGCAGGCGTGAACCTGCTCATCGATCTGGCTTATTCCTGGATCGATCCGCGCATCCGGTATGGCTCATGA
- a CDS encoding ABC transporter permease — translation MTLIQQPPKGDALIPAEQEVLALSAASEANPASKSQFLPRLLRSKAALVSVFILLLVILAALTAQWLAPSDPYAIKVIQRLKPPGYQNSAGVTFWLGTDTLGRDVLSRIIYGARVSLTVGISAVVISGTVGLLVGLLSGYFGGVVDDVFMRICDIQLSFPTILLALTIMAVLGSGLDKLILVLGLTGWVQYARIVRSQVLSIKNDEFVLAARATGERQWRVLFQHILPNIWSPIIVIASFTVASNIVAEASLSFLGVGVPPSVPSWGTILADGRQYIGVADWLTIPAGLAISLTVLAINIIGDWLRDYLDPRLKNILQ, via the coding sequence ATGACCTTGATCCAACAGCCTCCTAAGGGCGATGCCTTGATCCCAGCCGAGCAGGAGGTTCTGGCGTTGTCTGCCGCCTCAGAGGCAAATCCCGCCTCGAAAAGTCAGTTCCTGCCGCGCTTGTTGCGCAGCAAGGCAGCCTTGGTGAGTGTTTTCATTCTCCTGCTCGTCATTCTTGCCGCCCTCACTGCACAGTGGCTGGCGCCCAGCGACCCCTATGCCATCAAGGTTATCCAGCGACTGAAGCCCCCCGGCTACCAGAACAGCGCTGGCGTAACCTTCTGGCTTGGCACCGACACACTTGGACGTGACGTGTTGAGCCGCATCATCTACGGCGCGCGCGTCTCATTGACGGTCGGGATATCCGCCGTCGTGATCTCAGGGACGGTGGGCCTGCTCGTCGGGCTCTTGTCCGGCTACTTTGGCGGGGTCGTGGACGACGTCTTCATGCGCATTTGCGATATCCAACTGTCATTCCCCACAATCCTGCTGGCTTTGACCATAATGGCCGTCCTCGGCAGCGGGCTCGATAAACTCATACTGGTGCTGGGGTTGACCGGCTGGGTGCAGTACGCCCGCATCGTGCGCAGCCAGGTGCTGTCGATCAAGAACGATGAGTTCGTGCTGGCCGCGCGTGCGACTGGGGAGCGCCAATGGCGCGTTCTGTTCCAGCATATCCTGCCCAACATCTGGAGCCCGATTATCGTCATCGCCAGTTTCACGGTCGCCAGCAATATCGTGGCGGAGGCGTCGTTGAGTTTCTTGGGCGTCGGCGTGCCGCCAAGCGTGCCGAGTTGGGGCACCATCCTGGCGGATGGGCGCCAGTATATCGGGGTGGCAGACTGGCTGACGATCCCAGCCGGCCTGGCGATCTCGCTAACGGTCCTGGCTATCAACATCATCGGAGACTGGCTGCGGGATTACCTTGATCCGCGCCTGAAGAACATTCTCCAATAA
- a CDS encoding ABC transporter substrate-binding protein, translating to MKPHGLLRTALLALSLSLGAVASSPVMAQSRPVIFLERAEPVSLDPMFTQADANVILSIHETLFRLDNAGEVVPAIAESITMIDPLDWEIKIRPNLVFHNGEPINADAAVFTFDRAKRLFEAGEGDLTFALGALKYDHMEKVDDLTVKLVMTAPDPIITSHMVNPELSLLPPKYYSEHTPEQVAFAPVGAGGYQFVSYRPGEGLVLKAFEKYRLGKPPVDDVVIRAVPEVATRISEMKAGSADLMVGVPADLKADLESSGVNVVVAASYRRLFVAIKQGRHPALADVKVRQAMNYAINCEEMADALLGGMAECSIDLVNPPHQDPNLKPYAYDPEKAEQLLDEAGWVVGSEGVREKDGVRLSLNFDTTNGSYLMDSDMAQVMAEYWKEVGIEIADLRVIDASVSSQMRAQQGAGYRDLMNSSSGPDYTCQGDLLLVQKDSGSNRMSWVDDKFEAMFVAFNQEFDQSKWTEMCNAAQAYVAEKAPVVWLFTEPTLYGTSPRLQYEPRRDGRVYLNLVLKGVTE from the coding sequence ATGAAACCACACGGTCTTTTACGAACGGCGCTCCTTGCGCTCAGCCTGAGTTTAGGTGCTGTTGCATCTTCTCCGGTGATGGCCCAGAGCAGGCCGGTTATCTTCCTTGAACGCGCCGAGCCGGTCAGTCTCGATCCGATGTTCACGCAGGCTGACGCCAATGTCATCCTGTCGATCCATGAAACACTGTTCCGCCTCGACAACGCAGGCGAGGTGGTACCGGCGATCGCCGAGTCGATTACCATGATCGATCCCTTGGACTGGGAGATCAAGATCCGCCCCAACTTGGTGTTCCATAATGGCGAGCCGATCAACGCCGATGCGGCCGTGTTCACATTCGACCGCGCCAAGAGATTATTCGAAGCCGGGGAAGGCGACCTGACCTTCGCGCTCGGGGCGCTGAAATACGACCACATGGAAAAGGTTGATGACCTAACGGTAAAGCTCGTGATGACCGCGCCTGATCCGATCATCACCTCGCATATGGTCAATCCTGAACTTTCGCTTCTGCCACCTAAATACTACTCCGAGCATACGCCTGAACAGGTTGCATTTGCCCCAGTGGGTGCGGGTGGCTACCAGTTCGTATCCTACCGACCCGGTGAGGGTCTGGTGCTCAAGGCTTTCGAAAAGTACCGGTTGGGCAAGCCGCCAGTAGACGACGTTGTGATCAGGGCCGTGCCCGAAGTTGCAACCCGCATCAGTGAGATGAAGGCTGGGTCTGCCGATTTGATGGTGGGGGTCCCGGCGGACCTCAAAGCAGACCTCGAGAGTTCAGGGGTAAATGTCGTCGTTGCCGCGAGCTATCGCCGCCTGTTTGTAGCCATCAAGCAGGGCCGCCACCCCGCACTCGCCGACGTCAAAGTGCGTCAAGCGATGAACTATGCCATCAACTGCGAGGAAATGGCGGACGCTCTGCTTGGCGGAATGGCGGAGTGTTCCATAGATCTGGTCAATCCGCCCCATCAAGATCCCAACCTAAAGCCTTATGCCTATGATCCGGAGAAGGCCGAGCAGCTCTTGGACGAAGCTGGCTGGGTGGTCGGCAGCGAGGGTGTTCGCGAAAAGGACGGAGTACGGCTGTCGCTCAATTTCGACACCACAAACGGCTCCTATCTGATGGACAGCGACATGGCGCAGGTCATGGCGGAGTACTGGAAGGAAGTGGGAATCGAAATTGCTGACCTGCGGGTGATTGATGCCTCGGTCAGCTCCCAAATGCGGGCGCAGCAAGGTGCCGGTTACCGCGACCTGATGAACAGCTCGTCTGGTCCCGATTACACATGTCAGGGCGATCTGCTTCTGGTGCAAAAAGATTCCGGCTCGAACCGTATGAGCTGGGTGGACGACAAGTTCGAAGCAATGTTTGTAGCCTTCAACCAGGAGTTTGATCAGTCCAAGTGGACCGAGATGTGCAACGCGGCCCAAGCATATGTCGCTGAGAAGGCCCCTGTGGTGTGGTTGTTTACCGAGCCCACCTTGTACGGCACCTCTCCACGGCTCCAGTACGAACCGCGCCGTGACGGTCGAGTCTACCTGAACCTGGTGCTTAAGGGCGTCACTGAGTAG
- a CDS encoding MBL fold metallo-hydrolase: protein MAKGVLRLTAPNPGPGTADGTNTYLVQEAEGIVVIDPGPESDEHLSRILQLTHGNIIRILLTHGHPDHCTLAPALAASTGSDIWGYAPNLAPFALDKVLGEGETIGSLTAIHTPGHSPDHLCLSYGDGVLFTGDLVMGWASTVVSPPNGRMAHYFQSLRRLLSRSDIRYLPGHGPPVETPQERAWELLARRMRREAEIADQLSKPVTITALLESHYSHTAPTLRGAARRMVHAHLLKLADEGRVATTDGGETWVSVESAAI, encoded by the coding sequence ATGGCCAAGGGGGTGCTGCGCCTTACAGCACCCAATCCTGGTCCGGGAACCGCCGACGGCACGAACACGTATCTGGTGCAGGAGGCGGAGGGGATCGTGGTGATCGATCCCGGGCCAGAGAGCGACGAGCACCTTTCACGCATCCTCCAACTGACACACGGAAACATTATTCGTATCCTGCTGACGCATGGCCATCCAGATCATTGCACCCTCGCCCCCGCACTTGCCGCCTCAACCGGGTCTGACATCTGGGGCTATGCGCCCAACCTCGCCCCTTTTGCTCTCGATAAGGTCTTAGGAGAAGGTGAAACGATCGGGTCGCTCACAGCCATTCATACGCCCGGTCACAGCCCCGACCATCTTTGCCTCTCCTACGGAGACGGAGTGCTTTTTACCGGCGACCTAGTGATGGGCTGGGCAAGCACGGTGGTCTCGCCACCGAACGGGCGCATGGCGCATTATTTCCAAAGCCTCAGGCGCCTGCTTAGCCGTAGCGATATCAGGTATCTTCCCGGCCATGGCCCGCCGGTGGAAACCCCGCAGGAGAGAGCTTGGGAGCTTTTGGCGCGCAGAATGAGGAGGGAGGCCGAGATAGCAGACCAACTGTCCAAGCCCGTCACCATCACTGCCTTGCTGGAAAGTCACTATTCCCACACTGCGCCTACTTTGCGCGGCGCCGCCCGCCGGATGGTACACGCTCATTTGCTCAAGCTGGCTGATGAAGGCCGCGTGGCCACTACTGACGGCGGAGAGACCTGGGTTTCTGTGGAGAGCGCCGCAATCTAG